A window of Phragmites australis chromosome 2, lpPhrAust1.1, whole genome shotgun sequence genomic DNA:
GCAGAAATGGGCAAGCTTCTCTGcgacccctccgccgccgccgtcgccgaagCCCTGCCGCCCTCCCCTGCTCCCGCTCCTCCGCCTCAGCTCCTCACCTGGCCCGCCCACGAGCCCTCCACCTCGCCCACGGGCTGGGACGCCGTCTGGGCGCTCGAggaccagcagcgccgccgcctGCACCGGATCTGGGAGCGGGGCGTTGCGTGGAAGCCCTCCCCGCCGGACGGCGCCGGGGCGGCGCCGGTGGTCTTCCGCCTGGACCACGGCGGGGAGGTCGACGCCGACGGCAACTGCCTCTTCACCGCCGCCCggacggccgccgccgccaaagCCGACGCCCGCGAGCTCAGGCACCGCACCGTGCACCGCTTCGCCGAGGTCTACGCCGCCGCAGGGGACGACGACAGGGGCGCCGTCGACGCGGCCGTACGGCACCTCTACGCGCCGGATCTCAAGGCCGGGTGGGGCGTCCACGTCGTGCAGGAGATCAAGTTGCTCGCGCCCAAGGCCCAGCGCGACGCGCTCGACGCCGCCATCCAGGAGCTCGTCGATCTCGGCATCCAAAGGTACACCTAGTCCAGGATCTACTCTCTATCTGCTCCAGCTCAAATGGTTGATCTTTCCCGTCGTGTCAGGATCTAAAGGCCTAACCTTCTTCTATTCTTTTGCTGAGTATTTCGCCATTCCTGCTCTTAATCTATTCAGACGAGCGTGCATTGTCGCTATCTTGCCTTCTTGATTGAAAAAGATCCTGTTTTCCCCCACTAAATGTGCTTGTTCTTGAGATGAAAGTTTAGTCATTCGGCTAATTTTCATTTAGCAATTCGTGGTTCCTTAGCTCTTTCTGATGTTACCACACGCACAAGTACCGATCGATGCAATCTTATGGCATCATGGAGCTGCGGAGAATCGCCTCACGAGGTGTCCTAGTATTGGATCCCAGATAAAATGGTCAAGGAACGCTgggatgttttttttaaaaaaaaattgcggTTGCGAATGCTGATGTAATGGGAGCAACTTGGTCAAAGTAGCCAACTTCCAAGTAGATGCTGTCCAGCCTGTTAATTCCAATGCTCCATTTAGTACTGCCATGCTCGACTCTGGTACAATTATACATCTTAATCACAGAATCTTAAGTAGTTGTGTGCTAATCAGTTTAGGTTTCCTGTACCTTGTACAACCATGACAACCTGCAGAGGCTGGCCACTGACCCTCTGTGCTTCTGAAATCCAATTTTACTTGTTTAGATAACATCTTTATGTCAGGGAAATCGCAGCTGAAACTATCTACAAGGAGAGATGTATCACTGTAAACGATGGAGATAGTTGGGCCAAGTACATGTCCATTTCTGGTTCTGCAGAGGATGAGCACGACATAATCACCCTGCAGTACACAGAGGAGGGGTTACTGACAATCGATGAGAACCGGGATGGCCGTGCAGCTGCATTTGGTGATGATATTGCCATTGAGTGCCTGGCAACAGAGTTCAAGAGAGAAGTTTATGTGGTAAAGTCTATGAATGTGTGAATATGATATGTCGCCCAATATTGCCTCACCATAGAACTAGCCACCATT
This region includes:
- the LOC133894846 gene encoding uncharacterized protein LOC133894846; this encodes MGKLLCDPSAAAVAEALPPSPAPAPPPQLLTWPAHEPSTSPTGWDAVWALEDQQRRRLHRIWERGVAWKPSPPDGAGAAPVVFRLDHGGEVDADGNCLFTAARTAAAAKADARELRHRTVHRFAEVYAAAGDDDRGAVDAAVRHLYAPDLKAGWGVHVVQEIKLLAPKAQRDALDAAIQELVDLGIQREIAAETIYKERCITVNDGDSWAKYMSISGSAEDEHDIITLQYTEEGLLTIDENRDGRAAAFGDDIAIECLATEFKREVYVVQAHGADAMVDEDNCVFFLPHRPRGEICEPPIFLFMKGTAWCGAGADHYEPLVATVLQHVTPDKAAVVL